The following proteins come from a genomic window of Ovis canadensis isolate MfBH-ARS-UI-01 breed Bighorn chromosome 22, ARS-UI_OviCan_v2, whole genome shotgun sequence:
- the PLEKHS1 gene encoding pleckstrin homology domain-containing family S member 1 isoform X2, whose product MEHKPQKSSGKQFTFYYENEVRKQDYFIKSPPPQLFFSATSWKKRLFILSKSGKKDFSLSYYKDHHHRGSIEIDRNSSVEVGIRSHEKMQSVQKMFKCHPDEVMSIKTTNREYFLIGCDREKIKDWVSFLSSLCRDIKASHQNTEEKLSSGDKRPSSDPLLGPFRPPEAVGATITRNSLPDMRLVKEHSPGLREARLSHDFSSEISQDSDEDSHYISPRSILLELDNIIAPNDSGELTHPTGPRSPDKVSKTAECHYLSMKSCLLEELSLESVDGKEEFQPLEEIQNGELHQQEQASGTHFYLPPANSEAQTTNDTKQSASLTVVQLSILINNIPDESQVQKLNVFLSLPDIKNYLVLKEAAGWICVAQWDAPPRLGCLFFHGDHLLAVNDLKPQSLEEVSLFLSRSIRREKVKLTIGRIPNSEKFHTIACTCSLQDLKPPQLVTSVLEGTLKRTPAIKKGQQKRSGE is encoded by the exons GCAAACAATTTACATTCTATTATGAAAATGAAGTCCGCAAACAAGATTACTTTATTAAATCACCACCTCCTCAGCTTTTCTTCTCTGCG accTCTTGGAAAAAGCGGCTTTTCATTCTGTCAAAGAGTGGGAAAAAGGACTTTAGTCTTTCGTATTACAAAGACCATCATCACCGAGGTTCTATTGAAATTGACCG AAATTCCAGTGTAGAAGTTGGCATCAGGAGCCATGAAAAAATGCAGTCTGTACAGAAGATGTTTAAATGTCACCCTGATGAAGTGATGTCCATCAAGACCACTAACAGGGAATACTTCCTCATTGGCTGTGACAG GGAGAAGATTAAAGACTGGGTCTCCTTCTTGTCATCACTCTGCCGGGATATAAAAGCATCGCACCAGAATACAGAG GAGAAACTCTCATCAGGTGATAAAAGGCCCTCTTCAGACCCTCTCCTTGGACCTTTCCGCCCACCAGAGGCTGTCGGCGCCACCATAACAAGAAACAGTCTTCCAGACATG CGTTTAGTgaaagaacattctccaggactcaGAGAAGCTCGCCTATCGCAtgacttctcatcagaaatcTCTCAAGATTCAGACGAAGACAGCCATTATATTAGTCCTCGGAGCATTCTTTTAGAG TTGGATAATATTATTGCTCCCAATGATTCTGGTGAACTCACGCACCCCACTGGACCTCGTAGTCCAGACAAGGTCTCCAAGACAGCTGAGTGTCATTACTTGTCAATGAAATCCTG TCTTCTCGAAGAGCTGTCCCTTGAGTCTGTTGATGGCAAAGAGGAATTTCAGCCCCTGGAAGAGATCCAGAATGGGGAGCTTCATCAGCAAGAACAAGCCTCAGGAACTCACTTTTATCTTCCACCTGCCAATTCCGAAGCACAGACCACGAATGACACAAAGCAGTCGGCCTCACTAACTGTTGTGCAATTGTCTATATTAATCAA TAATATCCCAGATGAAAGCCAAGTGCAGAAACTGAACgtgttcctttctcttcctgacaTCAAAAATTATCTTGTTCTCAAAGAAGCTGCAGGATGGATATG TGTGGCTCAGTGGGATGCCCCTCCACGTCTGGGATGCTTATTTTTCCATGGAGATCACCTTTTGGCTGTGAATGACCTGAAGCCCCAGAGCCTGGAGGAGGTCTCCTTGTTTCTCAGCCGGTCCATCCGGAGGGAG AAAGTAAAACTCACCATCGGTCGTATCCCAAATTCAGAGAAATTTCACACAATAGCCTGTACGTGCTCCTTACAAGACCTTAAACCTCCTCAACTGGTTACATCTGTACTGGAGGGAACACTGAAAAGGactccagccattaaaaagggtCAGCAGAAAAGATCTGGAGAGTAG
- the PLEKHS1 gene encoding pleckstrin homology domain-containing family S member 1 isoform X1, whose product MEHKPQKSSGKQFTFYYENEVRKQDYFIKSPPPQLFFSATSWKKRLFILSKSGKKDFSLSYYKDHHHRGSIEIDRNSSVEVGIRSHEKMQSVQKMFKCHPDEVMSIKTTNREYFLIGCDREKIKDWVSFLSSLCRDIKASHQNTEQEKLSSGDKRPSSDPLLGPFRPPEAVGATITRNSLPDMRLVKEHSPGLREARLSHDFSSEISQDSDEDSHYISPRSILLELDNIIAPNDSGELTHPTGPRSPDKVSKTAECHYLSMKSCLLEELSLESVDGKEEFQPLEEIQNGELHQQEQASGTHFYLPPANSEAQTTNDTKQSASLTVVQLSILINNIPDESQVQKLNVFLSLPDIKNYLVLKEAAGWICVAQWDAPPRLGCLFFHGDHLLAVNDLKPQSLEEVSLFLSRSIRREKVKLTIGRIPNSEKFHTIACTCSLQDLKPPQLVTSVLEGTLKRTPAIKKGQQKRSGE is encoded by the exons GCAAACAATTTACATTCTATTATGAAAATGAAGTCCGCAAACAAGATTACTTTATTAAATCACCACCTCCTCAGCTTTTCTTCTCTGCG accTCTTGGAAAAAGCGGCTTTTCATTCTGTCAAAGAGTGGGAAAAAGGACTTTAGTCTTTCGTATTACAAAGACCATCATCACCGAGGTTCTATTGAAATTGACCG AAATTCCAGTGTAGAAGTTGGCATCAGGAGCCATGAAAAAATGCAGTCTGTACAGAAGATGTTTAAATGTCACCCTGATGAAGTGATGTCCATCAAGACCACTAACAGGGAATACTTCCTCATTGGCTGTGACAG GGAGAAGATTAAAGACTGGGTCTCCTTCTTGTCATCACTCTGCCGGGATATAAAAGCATCGCACCAGAATACAGAG CAGGAGAAACTCTCATCAGGTGATAAAAGGCCCTCTTCAGACCCTCTCCTTGGACCTTTCCGCCCACCAGAGGCTGTCGGCGCCACCATAACAAGAAACAGTCTTCCAGACATG CGTTTAGTgaaagaacattctccaggactcaGAGAAGCTCGCCTATCGCAtgacttctcatcagaaatcTCTCAAGATTCAGACGAAGACAGCCATTATATTAGTCCTCGGAGCATTCTTTTAGAG TTGGATAATATTATTGCTCCCAATGATTCTGGTGAACTCACGCACCCCACTGGACCTCGTAGTCCAGACAAGGTCTCCAAGACAGCTGAGTGTCATTACTTGTCAATGAAATCCTG TCTTCTCGAAGAGCTGTCCCTTGAGTCTGTTGATGGCAAAGAGGAATTTCAGCCCCTGGAAGAGATCCAGAATGGGGAGCTTCATCAGCAAGAACAAGCCTCAGGAACTCACTTTTATCTTCCACCTGCCAATTCCGAAGCACAGACCACGAATGACACAAAGCAGTCGGCCTCACTAACTGTTGTGCAATTGTCTATATTAATCAA TAATATCCCAGATGAAAGCCAAGTGCAGAAACTGAACgtgttcctttctcttcctgacaTCAAAAATTATCTTGTTCTCAAAGAAGCTGCAGGATGGATATG TGTGGCTCAGTGGGATGCCCCTCCACGTCTGGGATGCTTATTTTTCCATGGAGATCACCTTTTGGCTGTGAATGACCTGAAGCCCCAGAGCCTGGAGGAGGTCTCCTTGTTTCTCAGCCGGTCCATCCGGAGGGAG AAAGTAAAACTCACCATCGGTCGTATCCCAAATTCAGAGAAATTTCACACAATAGCCTGTACGTGCTCCTTACAAGACCTTAAACCTCCTCAACTGGTTACATCTGTACTGGAGGGAACACTGAAAAGGactccagccattaaaaagggtCAGCAGAAAAGATCTGGAGAGTAG